In Vibrio lentus, a single genomic region encodes these proteins:
- a CDS encoding glycosyltransferase family 2 protein — MIDLLLASLCLFSGALIVYHHAAYPILLRWYARHHPARTVSESSRCYKDEQQDCTLPTVTVLVPAFNEEQWIADKIRNLAALDYPRTKLRVVIACDGCTDDTVNIAQMTIQEAMCSDIHFEIHDHVQNRGKVAVLNEEVTNITSNITALSDVSALISLDALLIAAAHFESDAVGVVNATYQLCPTGNVGEDAYWQYQTSVKECEASFGSSLGSHGAFYLFRTALFTPLPLNTINDDFILPMQIVKQGYIAEYETQMVALELEESNLKTDFNRRLRISAGNMQQAIRLFGLFSPKFKGIAFAFFSGKGLRLLTPYLMIVCLICSILLNEYLLFEVLLWAQVFVYSIGVLGCILPSRLINKPVSLISYLIVGHYANFIGGVRYLLGLENSPWTRANR; from the coding sequence ATGATTGACCTTTTGCTTGCGAGCCTATGTTTATTTTCTGGAGCCTTGATTGTTTATCATCACGCGGCGTATCCAATACTGCTGCGTTGGTATGCAAGACATCATCCAGCGCGTACTGTGAGCGAAAGCTCTCGTTGTTACAAAGATGAACAACAGGATTGCACACTTCCAACCGTCACCGTCCTTGTTCCTGCGTTTAACGAAGAACAATGGATTGCCGATAAGATTCGTAACTTAGCGGCGTTAGATTACCCAAGAACGAAACTGCGTGTCGTGATTGCTTGCGATGGCTGTACCGACGACACAGTAAACATCGCCCAAATGACCATCCAAGAAGCAATGTGTAGCGACATTCACTTTGAGATACACGACCATGTTCAAAACAGAGGTAAAGTGGCGGTACTCAATGAAGAAGTGACTAATATTACCAGCAATATTACAGCGCTCAGTGACGTGTCTGCCCTGATTTCATTAGATGCACTGTTGATTGCTGCTGCTCACTTTGAAAGTGACGCGGTTGGTGTGGTAAACGCAACCTATCAATTATGTCCAACAGGTAATGTAGGCGAAGATGCATATTGGCAGTATCAAACATCAGTGAAAGAGTGCGAAGCGTCATTTGGTTCAAGTTTAGGTTCGCACGGTGCTTTTTATCTGTTCAGAACGGCATTGTTCACTCCACTACCACTTAATACCATTAACGACGATTTCATTTTACCAATGCAGATAGTCAAACAAGGCTACATTGCAGAATACGAAACACAGATGGTTGCACTGGAGCTGGAAGAGTCAAATCTTAAGACTGACTTCAATAGACGGCTGCGAATCTCTGCAGGCAACATGCAACAAGCCATACGATTATTTGGCCTGTTCAGCCCTAAATTTAAGGGCATCGCTTTTGCGTTCTTTTCAGGAAAAGGGCTACGACTGTTAACCCCATATCTAATGATTGTGTGCTTAATATGCTCAATATTACTCAACGAATATCTATTGTTTGAAGTACTTCTTTGGGCACAAGTGTTTGTTTACAGCATTGGTGTACTTGGTTGCATCTTGCCTAGCAGACTCATCAACAAACCTGTTTCTTTAATTTCCTATTTAATCGTTGGTCATTATGCCAACTTCATTGGTGGCGTACGTTACCTATTAGGACTTGAAAACTCCCCTTGGACTAGAGCTAATCGTTAA
- a CDS encoding glycosyltransferase, with product MGKQNTKNGKKIIHVVQHLAPGGLETLTLDLLRLAKPVDQVLIVSIEGTKDESIKNWPKLQPYHNQIVFLDKEPGVQFNIIIKLIKAFRGIRPDVVHTHHIGPLLYAGYAARVSGVPTRIHTEHDAWHLQDDKRRRLQALALKAAQPTLVADATRVYKQLRSAFSYENIITIKNGVDCNKFKPMSKIDARTALNLPQDKHMIGCAGRLEHVKGQDQLIKALALLPQNMVVVFAGGGSKQKKLAQLTNRLNLNDRVIFLGLVEDMTTFYGALDTFCLPSRHEGLPLSTLEAQACNVPTVAMNVGAVDETLCPVSGTLVNKGSITGLASALLDNQHERFLSPRTYVLDNFDIVKMVESYDDISKGVCA from the coding sequence ATGGGAAAGCAAAACACAAAGAATGGCAAAAAGATAATACATGTTGTTCAGCACCTTGCTCCTGGCGGTTTGGAGACGTTAACTCTGGATCTTCTGCGCCTTGCTAAGCCAGTTGATCAAGTGTTGATCGTCAGTATTGAAGGTACCAAAGACGAATCCATCAAGAACTGGCCGAAGCTTCAGCCTTACCACAATCAAATTGTGTTTTTAGACAAAGAGCCCGGTGTTCAATTCAACATCATCATAAAACTCATCAAAGCGTTTAGAGGCATTCGCCCTGATGTTGTTCACACTCATCACATAGGCCCTCTACTCTATGCGGGTTACGCTGCTCGTGTATCAGGTGTTCCAACGCGAATTCATACTGAGCATGACGCTTGGCACCTTCAAGATGACAAGCGCCGACGCTTACAGGCATTAGCGCTTAAAGCCGCTCAACCAACATTGGTCGCTGACGCAACTCGTGTTTACAAACAACTCCGTTCTGCTTTCTCATACGAGAACATCATTACCATCAAGAACGGCGTTGATTGCAACAAATTCAAGCCGATGTCTAAGATAGATGCGAGAACAGCGTTAAATCTACCACAAGACAAGCACATGATTGGTTGTGCAGGCCGATTGGAACACGTTAAAGGCCAAGACCAACTCATCAAAGCCCTCGCACTACTGCCCCAAAATATGGTTGTCGTATTTGCAGGTGGCGGTTCCAAACAAAAAAAATTAGCGCAACTGACCAACAGACTAAACCTTAATGATCGCGTTATCTTTCTTGGTCTAGTTGAAGACATGACTACTTTTTACGGCGCTCTGGATACTTTCTGCTTACCTTCACGTCATGAAGGGTTACCGCTTTCAACTCTTGAGGCACAGGCATGTAACGTCCCTACCGTTGCGATGAATGTAGGTGCCGTTGATGAAACCTTATGTCCAGTCAGTGGAACGCTTGTGAATAAAGGGAGTATTACGGGATTAGCTAGCGCGCTACTAGACAACCAACACGAACGATTCTTATCGCCTCGTACTTATGTGTTAGATAATTTTGACATAGTGAAGATGGTTGAATCTTACGACGATATTTCAAAGGGAGTATGCGCATGA